The proteins below are encoded in one region of Anguilla anguilla isolate fAngAng1 chromosome 3, fAngAng1.pri, whole genome shotgun sequence:
- the kdm3b gene encoding lysine-specific demethylase 3B isoform X4 has product MGDSLGLVGKRLLLLFRDGGSSAGPEQEQAVWTRSWVRGTVRAVSVIGLASPGVEVFVEFEDCPWRARSWVQVYGDEVLAVLVESSIVWATRSDPNLPGPGVTPVSVCPALAFRPLVDRLGLGSLVPVEFFGSRILNFVPDGNSLQPFEVEQDLRHALLQEQPSLQTEVGLWSSDFELQEILRKGSFTLQGRRVRVYQPEYEEPWALGLVAQHSLGTHIMEVTLDQGKAMQVVDPRVIHVMLAEGVSDETLSGVVGRRRMESDGGKGDGGRRRRNASESEGDAVLKRFKGAGEGDAQGQNGGGASEAMEEGLVAWGGGARLGNSNNSSPAPEVGQPQGQGSPNPSVPQGQSSLRFVSYAKENERALGGQDRPAPGDPPAPPTPTLPPLKPAPSPFSNTSFPSLGQMPSLVPGGSPKPAAASAPEKEGRLAFPSAPTPLVSPGPASSHLSEAGPPAAPLGFSQTPPSWGGAPTESSKAAAGFRMSQPLFGEARVATPAQTNGTAGPDARPFGFLFGAKEEPARDAESSPNLFFQCMGQTAGAGPAAAATGAAAAVAKGTNYFTVVSESLGKEPPSLFKPAPPAESLKKAALAPAPPPLFGPAHGLLKDPSKAPEAPLSGNGAVLNKPFGVDAMPKLSTGFPGGVGSGGLRGSGLGMGGLGTGGMGGGLGLLAKAKGSEAHENLFLQTPKREEPSNPFLAFTEKLSHSPFSGLPSPQTAASASAAPSAAGASVSGPAEADGLGVPAESKPNLFTMSEQPRGLLSSSFTAVSSSSSPVSTLAPKPSAGLPDAPQAPPQSGEGPGGGPADGGAIEQTGFSVFGGGNGDAPQKFALEDRGASSKRDSDSSSNSDLSDLSEAEEPLDGEPDPLPLRSAADDKGKGKGVGKSRPRSKPFKVGQSVLKDQTKVRRLKQSGESFLQDGSCINVAPHLHKCRECRLERYRKFREQESDDDDPNVACRFFHFRRLAFTRKGVLRVEGFLSPQQSDPLAMGLWLPSPNAQEGLDLDTSKYILANVGDQFCQLVMSEKEAMMMVEPHQKVAWKRAVRGVREMCDVCETTLFNIHWVCRKCGFGVCLDCYRLRKSRPQEEPDEALDDEVFSWLKCAKGQPHEPQNLMPTQIIPGTALYNIGDMVHAARGKWGIKANCPCTSRHTKPLVRPSAPNGLSQSGVNSSGGATGAATPRADGEMATTPSPSMVKTEPVAEGGIEPTGDITGGNTAPPPPKESRPPGTDSASSSALHWLADLATQKAKEETKGEKDPGSLRSVMSRDGRSPFGLDSLGTLSKPSSSLSSPKLFNSLLLGSGGAQPKAEGSSLRDLLNSGPGKLPQGPSDPGVPFPSVFSTSSGGDKSKGSLPNFLDHIIASVVETKKAEFRRGGADGAEAGSVGRRDGVMGLSVLDPHTSHSWLCDGRLLCLQDPSNGNNWKIFRECWKQGQPVLVSGIHKKLNGGLWRPEAFSREFGDQDVDLVNCRNCAIISDVKVREFWDGFQVISKRLQGSDGQPMVLKLKDWPPGEDFRDMMPTRFDDLMENLPLPEYTKRDGRLNLAARLPDFFVRPDLGPKMYNAYGLTSSEDRKVGTTNLHLDVSDAVNVMVYVGIPEGEGDFQQDAVPNGFAEVMTTIAEGDVDEVTMRRIYEGKEKPGALWHIYAAKDAEKIRELLRKVGEEQGQENPPDHDPIHDQSWYLDQVLRRRLLEEYGVQGWAIVQFLGDAVFIPAGAPHQVHNLYSCIKAAEDFVSPEHVKHCFRLTQEFRHLSNTHSNHEDKLQVKNIIYHAVKDAVGTLRAHEPKLGRS; this is encoded by the exons ATGGGAGACTCTCTGGGTCTGGTTGGAAAGAGGTTGCTGCTTCTCTTTCGCGACGGGGGCTCCTCTGCAGGACCCGAACAGGAGCAGGCCGTCTGGACGCGCAGCTGGGTCCGAGGGACAGTCCGGGCGGTCAGCGTGATTGGTTTGGCCAGTCCCGGGGTAGAG GTGTTTGTGGAATTTGAGGACTGTCCCTGGCGCGCCCGTTCCTGGGTGCAGGTTTACGGGGATGAGGTCCTGGCAGTGCTGGTGGAGAGCTCCATCGTCTGGGCGACACGCAGCGACCCAAACCTGCCTGGACCCGGAGTCACGCCCGTCTCAGTCTGCCCCGCGCTG GCCTTTCGACCCCTAGTGGACCGCCTGGGTTTGGGGTCCCTGGTTCCTGTGGAGTTTTTTGGGAGCAGAATCCTGAACTTCGTCCCCGATGGAAACTCTCTGCAGCCGTTTGAG GTGGAGCAGGACCTGAGACACGccctcctgcaggagcagcCGTCCCTGCAGACGGAGGTGGGGCTGTGGAGCAGCGACTTTGAGCTGCAGGAGATCCTGAGGAAGG GGTCGTTCACCCTCCAGGGGCGACGGGTTCGAGTCTACCAGCCGGAGTACGAGGAGCCCTGGGCACTGGGCCTGGTCGCCCAGCACAGCCTGGGCACCCACATCATGGAGGTCACCTTGGACCAG GGCAAGGCGATGCAGGTGGTGGACCCCCGGGTGATTCACGTGATGCTGGCCGAGGGCGTCTCTGATGAG accctATCGGGCGTTGTGGGCCGGCGCAGGATGGAGAGCGATGGCGGAAAGGGGGACGGCGGGCGTCGCCGTAGGAACGCCTCGGAGAGCGAGGGGGACGCGGTGCTCAAGCGCTTCAAGGGCGCGGGGGAGGGCGACGCCCAGGGACAgaacgggggcggggccagcgagGCCATGGAGGAGGGCCTGGtggcctgggggggcggggccagactGGGGAACAGTAACAACAGCAGCCCCGCCCCGGAGGTGGGCCAGCCCCAGGGCCAGGGCTCCCCGAATCCCAGCGTCCCGCAGGGGCAGTCCAGCCTGCGCTTCGTCTCCTACGCCAAGGAGAACGAGCGGGCGCTGGGGGGGCAGGACAGACCGGCCCCCGGGgaccccccggcccctcccacccccacgctGCCCCCCCTCAAACCCGCACCCTCTCCCTTCTCCAAcacctccttcccctccctgggGCAGATGCCCAGCCTGGTCCCGGGGGGGTCCCCCAAacccgccgccgcctccgcgcCCGAGAAGGAGGGGCGCCTGGCGTTCCCctcggcccccacccccctggtctcccccggccccgcctcctcgcACCTCTCTGAGGCGGGGCCCCCCGCTGCCCCGCTCGGCTTCAGCCAGACGCCCCCCAGCTGGGGAGGGGCCCCGACCGAG AGCTCCAAGGCGGCGGCGGGGTTCCGGATGTCCCAGCCGCTCTTTGGCGAGGCGCGGGTCGCGACCCCCGCGCAGACCAACGGCACGGCGGGCCCGGACGCCCGGCCTTTCGGGTTCCTGTTCGGGGCCAAAGAGGAGCCGGCGCGGGACGCGGAGTCCTCGCCGAACCTGTTCTTCCAGTGCATGGGCCAGACGGCCGGGGCCGGCCCGGCCGCAGCCGCCaccggcgccgccgccgccgtcgccaaGGGCACCAACTACTTCACCGTGGTGTCGGAGAGCCTGGGCAAGGAGCCGCCCAGCCTGTTcaaacccgccccccccgccgagAGCCTCAAAAAGGCCGCCCTCGCACCCGCGCCCCCGCCGCTCTTCGGCCCCGCCCACGGCCTGCTGAAGGACCCCAGCAAGGCGCCCGAGGCCCCGCTGTCCGGGAACGGGGCCGTGCTCAACAAACCCTTCGGGGTGGACGCCATGCCCAAACTCTCGACGGGCTTCCCCGGGGGCGTGGGCTCTGGGGGTCTGAGGGGGTCCGGCCTGGGAatgggggggctggggaccGGCGGTATGGGGGGCGGGTTGGGCCTGCTGGCCAAAGCCAAGGGCTCGGAGGCGCACGAGAACCTTTTCCTGCAGACTCCGAAACGCGAGGAGCCCTCCAACCCCTTCCTGGCCTTCACCGAAAAGCTGTCCCACAGCCCCTTCAGCGGGCTGCCGTCCCCCCAGACCGCCGCCTCTGCCTCCGCCGCCCCGTCCGCCGCCGGAGCCAGCGTTTCGGGTCCCGCGGAGGCGGACGGCCTGGGCGTCCCGGCGGAGAGCAAGCCCAACCTGTTCACCATGTCGGAGCAGCCGAGGGGCCTCCTGTCTTCCTCCTTTACCGccgtctcctcttcctcctcgcccGTTTCCACGCTCGCCCCGAAACCCTCTGCGGGCCTGCCGGACGCCCCGCAGGCCCCCCCACAGAGCGGGGAGGGGCCGGGCGGGGGCCCCGCGGACGGGGGCGCCATCGAGCAGACCGGCTTCTCGGTCTTCGGTGGCGGGAACGGCGACGCCCCTCAGAAGTTCGCGCTGGAGGACCGGGGCGCCTCGTCGAAGCGGGACTCGGACTCCAGCTCCAACAGCGACCTGTCGGACCTGAGCGAGGCCGAGGAGCCGCTGGACGGCGAGCCGGACCCCCTGCCGCTGCGCTCCGCCGCCGACGACAAGGGCAAAGGCAAGGGCGTGGGGAAGAGCCGCCCCCGCAGCAAGCCTTTCAAAG TTGGGCAGTCGGTGCTGAAGGACCAGACGAAGGTGCGGCGGCTGAAGCAGTCGGGGGAGTCCTTCCTGCAGGACGGCTCCTGCATCAACGTGGCGCCCCACCTGCACAAGTGCCGCGAGTGCCGCCTGGAGCGCTACCGCAAGTTCCGCGAGCAGGAGTCCGACGACGACGACCCCAACGTGGCCTGCCGCTTCTTCCACTtccgcag GCTGGCGTTCACGCGGAAGGGCGTCCTGCGGGTGGAGGGCTTCCTGAGCCCCCAGCAGAGCGACCCGCTGGCCATGGGGCTCTGGCTCCCCTCCCCAAACGCGCAGGAGGGCCTGGACCTCGACACCTCCAAGTACATCCTGGCCAACGTGGGCGACCAGTTCTGCCAGCTCGTCATGTCCGAGAAGGAGGCCATGATGATGGTGGAGCCGCACC AGAAGGTGGCGTGGAAGCGGGCGGTGCGCGGCGTCAGGGAGATGTGTGACGTGTGCGAGACGACGCTCTTCAACATCCACTGGGTGTGCCGCAAGTGCGGCTTCGGCGTCTGCCTGGACTGCTACAGACTGCGCAAGAGCCGACCGCAGGAGG AGCCGGATGAAGCTCTGGATGACGAGGTGTTCTCCTGGCTCAAGTGTGCGAAGGGGCAACCGCACGAGCCCCAGAACCTCATGCCCACTCAGATCATCCCTGGGACAG CTCTCTACAACATCGGGGACATGGTGCACGCTGCACGGGGCAAGTGGGGCATTAAAGCCAACTGCCCCTGCACCAGCCGACACACCAAGCCCCTGGTGCGGCCCAGCGCCCCAAACGGCCTCTCACAG TCTGGCGTTAACTCCAGCGGGGGTGCTACTGGTGCGGCGACGCCCAGAGCGGACGGCGAAATGGCGACCACGCCCTCGCCATCGATGGTCAAGACAGAGCCGGTGGCAGAAGGCGGGATCGAGCCCACCGGCGACATAACCGGCGGTAACactgccccgcctcctcctaAAGAGTCCCGCCCCCCCGGAAcagactccgcctcctcctccgcccttCATTGGCTGGCAGACCTGGCGACCCAGAAGGCCAAAGAGGAGACTAAAGGTGAGAAAG accCCGGCTCTCTGCGGTCGGTGATGTCCCGGGACGGTCGCTCACCCTTTGGGCTGGACTCCCTGGGCACCCTGTCCAAGCCCTCGTCCTCCCTGTCCAGCCCCAAGCTCTTCAACAGCCTGCTGCTGGGGTCCGGGGGGGCCCAGCCCAAAGCGGAGGGGTCCAGCCTGCGGGACCTGCTCAACTCTGGGCCCGGGAAGCTGCCCCAGGGCCCCTCCGACCCCGGCGTGCCCTTCCCCTCCGTCTTCTCCACGTCCTCAGGG ggTGATAAGTCCAAGGGCAGCCTGCCTAACTTCCTGGATCACATCATCGCGTCGGTGGTGGAGACGAAGAAGGCGGAGTttcggcggggcggggccgatGGGGCGGAGGCGGGGTCAGTGGGGCGGCGGGACGGCGTTATGGGCCTGAGCGTGCTGGACCCCCACACCTCCCACTCCTGGCTGTGTGACGGGCGGCTGCTCTGCCTGCAGGACCCCAGCAACGGCAACAACTGGAAGATCTTCCGCGAGTGCTGGAAGCAGGGCCAG CCTGTGCTGGTGTCAGGGATTCATAAGAAACTGAACGGTGGCCTGTGGAGACCGGAGGCCTTCAGCAGGGAGTTTGGCGACCAGGACGTGGACCTGGTCAACTGCCGGAACTGCGCCATCATCTCCGACGTCAAAGTGCGGGAATTCTGGGACGGCTTCCAGGTCATCTCCA agcGGCTGCAGGGGAGTGACGGGCAGCCTATGGTGCTGAAACTGAAGGACTGGCCTCCTGGAGAGGACTTTAGAGACATGATGCCAACACG TTTTGATGATCTGATGGAAAACCTGCCCCTCCCAGAATACACCAAGCGGGACGGGCGGCTCAACCTGGCCGCTCGCTTACCCGACTTCTTCGTGCGGCCCGACCTGGGACCCAAGATGTACAACGCATACG GCTTGACCTCCTCGGAGGACAGGAAGGTGGGCACGACCAACCTGCACCTGGACGTGTCGGACGCCGTCAACGTCATGGTGTACGTGGGCATCcccgagggagagggagacttccagcagg ACGCAGTCCCCAATGGATTTGCAG